In Micromonospora sp. WMMA1363, a genomic segment contains:
- a CDS encoding DJ-1/PfpI family protein has translation MARVVFLLVPQLHLLDLAGPAQVFSTAADLGYDYHLHYVADREVVPTAQGVPLVAGREWPELTSDDLVVVPGWRSRAHGPAGPVGPDDLRRLADHHAAGGTVASVCAGAYALGRAGLLDGRRCTTHHAVQEDLARRHPAARVIRDVLYVVDDRVITSAGIASGIDVALHLTATRHGPATAAQIARALVVYARRNGHEQQASAMMRHRSHLCDAVHRVQDLIDTRYDRPLPLADLAAEVGVSERTLTRLFRRTTGLTPLGYQQLLRVERAEHLIGHGTTVESAARAVGFTDARMLRRLRSRATSGRTGPAGSSPPGSGTPPAATRVG, from the coding sequence GTGGCCAGGGTCGTCTTCCTGCTCGTCCCGCAGCTGCATCTGCTGGACCTCGCCGGGCCGGCCCAGGTCTTCTCCACCGCCGCCGATCTCGGGTACGACTACCACCTGCACTACGTCGCCGACCGCGAGGTGGTGCCGACCGCGCAGGGTGTCCCGCTGGTGGCCGGGCGCGAGTGGCCCGAGCTGACCAGCGACGATCTGGTGGTCGTACCCGGATGGCGGTCCCGCGCGCACGGCCCCGCGGGGCCGGTCGGCCCCGACGACCTGCGCCGCCTGGCCGACCATCACGCGGCCGGCGGAACAGTGGCCAGCGTGTGCGCCGGGGCGTACGCCCTCGGCCGTGCCGGGCTGCTCGACGGCCGGCGCTGCACCACCCACCACGCGGTGCAGGAAGACCTGGCCCGCCGGCACCCGGCGGCGCGGGTGATCCGCGACGTGTTGTACGTCGTTGACGACCGGGTGATCACCTCGGCCGGCATCGCCAGTGGCATCGACGTGGCGCTGCACCTGACGGCCACCCGACACGGGCCTGCCACCGCCGCCCAGATCGCCCGCGCCCTGGTCGTGTACGCCCGGCGTAATGGCCACGAGCAGCAGGCCAGCGCGATGATGCGGCACCGGTCGCACCTCTGTGACGCGGTGCACCGGGTGCAGGACCTGATCGACACCCGGTACGACCGGCCATTGCCGCTGGCCGACCTCGCCGCTGAGGTGGGAGTGAGCGAGCGGACCCTGACCCGGCTGTTCCGCCGGACCACCGGATTGACCCCGCTCGGCTACCAACAGCTCCTGCGGGTGGAGCGCGCCGAGCACCTGATCGGGCACGGGACGACCGTCGAGTCGGCCGCCCGCGCCGTCGGGTTCACCGACGCCCGGATGCTGCGTCGGCTGCGGTCCCGGGCGACGTCCGGTCGGACCGGTCCGGCTGGTAGTAGTCCTCCCGGGAGCGGAACTCCACCGGCAGCGACCCGGGTAGGGTGA
- a CDS encoding CBS domain-containing protein, with translation MTTVGEFMTTRLVTMDSNDTLVAAAQEMRDSAIGDVVVTDGDDVVGIVTDRDITVRAVAENMDPAATRLNQVTTRDVITVSQYDDAVAAADLMRTYAVRRLPVVDDGRLVGLVSMGDLAVEREPQSVLADISADDPNN, from the coding sequence ATGACAACGGTCGGAGAGTTCATGACGACCCGGTTGGTCACCATGGACAGCAACGACACACTCGTCGCGGCGGCCCAGGAAATGCGGGACAGCGCCATCGGCGATGTGGTCGTAACCGATGGTGACGATGTGGTCGGTATCGTGACGGACCGCGACATCACGGTGCGGGCGGTGGCGGAGAACATGGACCCCGCCGCGACCCGGTTGAACCAGGTCACCACCAGGGATGTGATCACCGTGAGCCAGTACGACGACGCGGTGGCCGCGGCCGACCTGATGCGCACCTACGCCGTACGCCGGCTGCCCGTGGTCGACGACGGACGGCTGGTGGGTTTGGTGTCAATGGGTGACCTGGCGGTCGAGCGCGAACCGCAGTCCGTGCTGGCCGACATCAGCGCCGACGACCCGAACAACTGA
- a CDS encoding PPOX class F420-dependent oxidoreductase, giving the protein MADDQIPENLTELIAGGRLGVLATIKRDGRPQLSTVMYAFDRDARVIRMSITDGRAKTTNLRRDARASFHVSSADGWAYAVAEGRAELTPVAERPDVQTVEELILLYRAVQGEHPDWDDFRRAMVADRRLVLRLHVERVYGVPPRG; this is encoded by the coding sequence GTGGCCGACGACCAGATCCCCGAGAACCTGACCGAACTCATCGCCGGCGGCCGGCTCGGCGTGCTGGCGACGATCAAGCGGGACGGTCGACCGCAACTGTCCACCGTGATGTACGCGTTCGACCGCGATGCCCGGGTGATCCGCATGTCGATCACCGACGGCCGGGCCAAGACCACCAACCTGCGTCGGGATGCCCGCGCCAGCTTCCACGTCAGCAGCGCGGACGGTTGGGCATACGCGGTGGCGGAGGGGCGGGCTGAGCTGACCCCGGTGGCCGAGCGCCCGGACGTCCAGACGGTCGAGGAGTTGATCCTGCTCTACCGCGCGGTGCAGGGCGAACACCCCGACTGGGACGACTTCCGGCGTGCCATGGTCGCGGATCGCCGGCTGGTGCTCCGTCTGCATGTTGAGCGGGTGTACGGCGTACCTCCGCGGGGCTGA
- a CDS encoding glycogen debranching N-terminal domain-containing protein, giving the protein MSKSNTIRILDGNTFVVSEDTGDIEATPTEPTGLFSLDTRFLSTWVLTVNGERLNPLSYDDLQYYEARFFLVPGVATHYVDAKLSIIRERAVGGSFRETLTILNHDEKPVDLEIRMDAASDFADLFQVKDEILNKKGELYSEVEPDRLRLGYRRGNFRRETVISSSVPVRYDKGGFAHTIHLEPNEQWETQIEVETHALGPGGRDLRLGLRAHGTERLALQHDLEKWIADAPTLNSEHEDLAATYGRCLVDLAALRFSPLSLGGAALPAAGLPWFMTMFGRDSILTCLQVLPFAPDMSKTTLRILAALQGTRFDDFRDEDPGRILHEMRYGETAAFEEQPHSPYYGAVDSTPLFIVLLDEYERWSGDAGLVKELESECRAALSWIDNYADLAGNGYIWYERRNTDTGLENQCWKDSWDSISYRDGTLPPFPRATCEVQGYAYDAKVRAARLARRFWGDPAFAEQLEREAAALKERFNRDWWVADGEYYALALDPDGRQCDVLSSNVGHLLWSGIVDDDRAEKIARHLVGPRLFSGWGVRTLAEGEVRYNPIGYHNGTIWPFDNSFVAWGLRRYGFAEEAATIANGILDAARYFDGRLPEAFGGYPRELTKFPVEYPTACSPQAWSTGAPLLLLRTMLGLEPHEGHLAVEPRLPVGMGRIEVLDIPGRWGRVDAFARGRLDLH; this is encoded by the coding sequence ATGTCGAAGAGCAACACGATCCGGATCCTCGACGGCAACACCTTCGTGGTCTCCGAGGACACCGGGGACATCGAGGCGACGCCGACCGAGCCGACCGGCCTCTTCTCCCTCGACACCCGGTTCCTGTCGACCTGGGTGCTGACCGTCAACGGCGAACGGCTCAACCCGCTGTCGTACGACGACCTCCAGTACTACGAGGCGCGCTTCTTCCTCGTCCCGGGTGTGGCGACGCACTACGTCGACGCCAAGCTGTCGATCATCCGGGAACGGGCGGTGGGGGGTAGTTTCCGGGAGACCCTGACCATTCTCAACCACGACGAGAAGCCGGTCGACCTGGAGATCCGCATGGACGCGGCGTCCGACTTCGCCGATCTGTTCCAGGTCAAGGACGAGATCCTCAACAAGAAGGGTGAGCTCTACAGCGAGGTCGAGCCGGACCGGCTGCGGCTGGGCTACCGGCGCGGCAACTTCCGGCGGGAGACCGTCATCTCCTCGTCGGTGCCGGTCCGGTACGACAAGGGCGGCTTCGCGCACACCATCCACCTGGAGCCCAACGAACAGTGGGAGACCCAGATCGAGGTGGAGACGCACGCGCTCGGGCCGGGTGGTCGGGATCTGCGGCTGGGGTTGCGCGCGCACGGCACCGAACGGCTTGCCCTCCAGCACGACCTGGAGAAGTGGATCGCCGACGCGCCCACGCTGAACAGTGAACACGAGGATCTGGCCGCGACGTACGGCCGGTGTCTGGTCGACCTGGCGGCGCTACGCTTCTCGCCGCTCTCCCTGGGTGGCGCCGCGCTGCCCGCGGCCGGGCTGCCGTGGTTCATGACGATGTTCGGCCGGGACAGCATCCTGACCTGCCTCCAGGTGCTGCCGTTCGCGCCGGATATGTCGAAGACGACGCTGCGTATCCTCGCCGCCCTCCAGGGCACCCGGTTCGACGACTTCCGCGACGAGGATCCGGGCCGGATCCTGCACGAGATGCGGTACGGCGAGACCGCCGCCTTCGAGGAGCAGCCGCACTCGCCCTACTACGGTGCCGTCGACTCGACCCCGTTGTTCATCGTGCTGCTTGACGAGTACGAGCGGTGGAGCGGCGACGCCGGGCTGGTCAAGGAACTGGAGTCGGAGTGCCGGGCTGCGCTGTCGTGGATCGACAACTACGCCGACCTGGCCGGCAACGGCTATATCTGGTATGAACGCCGCAATACAGACACGGGTCTGGAGAATCAGTGCTGGAAGGACTCCTGGGATTCCATTTCGTACCGCGACGGCACGTTGCCCCCGTTCCCGCGCGCGACCTGCGAGGTCCAGGGGTACGCGTACGACGCGAAGGTCCGCGCCGCCCGACTGGCGCGCCGGTTCTGGGGTGACCCGGCGTTCGCCGAGCAACTGGAGCGGGAGGCGGCCGCGCTGAAGGAGCGGTTCAACCGTGACTGGTGGGTGGCGGACGGCGAATACTACGCCCTCGCCCTGGACCCGGACGGCCGGCAGTGCGACGTGCTCAGCTCCAACGTCGGGCACCTGCTGTGGAGCGGCATCGTCGACGACGATCGCGCCGAGAAGATCGCCCGGCACCTGGTCGGGCCACGGCTCTTCTCCGGGTGGGGCGTCCGGACACTGGCCGAGGGCGAGGTTCGCTACAACCCGATCGGCTACCACAACGGCACGATCTGGCCGTTCGACAACTCCTTCGTCGCCTGGGGTCTGCGCAGGTACGGCTTCGCCGAAGAGGCGGCGACCATCGCCAACGGCATCCTCGACGCGGCCCGGTACTTCGACGGCCGCCTCCCGGAGGCATTCGGCGGCTACCCGCGGGAGTTGACGAAGTTCCCGGTCGAGTACCCGACGGCATGCTCCCCGCAGGCCTGGTCCACCGGTGCGCCGTTGCTGCTCCTGCGGACGATGCTCGGCCTGGAACCGCACGAGGGGCACCTGGCCGTCGAGCCGCGACTGCCGGTCGGGATGGGCCGGATCGAGGTGCTGGACATCCCCGGCCGGTGGGGCCGGGTGGACGCGTTCGCCCGCGGCCGGCTCGACCTGCACTAG
- a CDS encoding VOC family protein: MAHLGLIALMVREYDDAITFYTERLGFELVEDTPRPDGSRWVVVRPRGARETALLLARASTAEQLARVGDQTGGRVGLFLHTEDFAADRARMSAAGVRFREEPRHEPYGSVAVFEDLYGNRWDLIQPRG; this comes from the coding sequence ATGGCACATCTGGGACTGATCGCGCTGATGGTGCGCGAGTACGACGACGCAATCACCTTCTACACGGAGCGGCTCGGCTTCGAGTTGGTCGAGGACACGCCCCGCCCGGACGGCTCGCGTTGGGTGGTGGTCCGGCCGCGGGGCGCGCGGGAGACGGCGCTGCTACTCGCCCGCGCGTCGACCGCGGAGCAACTGGCGCGGGTCGGGGACCAGACCGGTGGGCGTGTGGGGCTGTTCCTGCACACCGAGGACTTCGCCGCCGACCGTGCCCGGATGAGTGCGGCCGGGGTGCGGTTCCGGGAGGAGCCGCGGCACGAGCCCTACGGGTCGGTCGCCGTCTTCGAGGACCTGTACGGCAACCGGTGGGACCTGATCCAGCCGCGCGGCTGA
- a CDS encoding aspartate-semialdehyde dehydrogenase, with the protein MRIGIVGATGQVGGVMRQVLAERRFPAEQVRLLASARSAGRTLPWRDGEVTVEDAATADYSGLDIVLLSAGKGTAKELAPRIAAAGAVVIDNSSAFRMDPDVPLVVAEVNPHALANRPKGVIANPNCTTMAAMPVLRPLHAEAELTGLVVSTYQAVSGAGLSGVAELDEQVRKVAEHAAGLAYDGATVEFPAPRSFARPIAFNVLPLAGSIVDDGSEETDEEQKLRNESRKILDIPGLKVSGTCVRVPVFTGHSLQINARFARPLTPQRARELLAGAPGVALSDVPTPLQAAGQDPTYVGRIRADETVEHGLAVFCANDNLRKGAALNAVQLAELVAAERR; encoded by the coding sequence ATGAGGATCGGCATTGTGGGGGCCACCGGTCAGGTCGGTGGCGTGATGCGGCAGGTGCTGGCGGAACGGAGGTTCCCGGCGGAGCAGGTCCGCCTGCTCGCCTCGGCGCGGTCGGCGGGGCGCACCCTGCCCTGGCGGGACGGCGAGGTGACCGTGGAGGACGCGGCCACGGCCGACTACTCCGGGCTGGACATCGTTCTCCTTTCTGCCGGCAAGGGCACCGCGAAGGAACTGGCGCCCCGGATCGCCGCGGCCGGCGCGGTCGTCATCGACAACTCCTCGGCCTTCCGGATGGATCCGGACGTGCCGCTGGTCGTCGCGGAGGTCAACCCGCACGCCCTGGCGAACCGGCCCAAGGGCGTCATCGCCAACCCGAACTGCACCACGATGGCCGCCATGCCGGTGCTGCGCCCGCTGCACGCCGAGGCGGAGCTGACCGGCCTTGTCGTGTCGACATACCAGGCCGTCTCCGGCGCTGGCCTGTCCGGCGTCGCCGAGCTGGACGAGCAGGTCCGTAAGGTCGCCGAGCACGCCGCCGGCCTCGCCTACGACGGCGCCACCGTGGAGTTCCCGGCGCCCCGCTCGTTCGCCCGGCCGATCGCGTTCAACGTGCTCCCGCTCGCCGGGTCGATCGTCGACGACGGCTCCGAGGAGACCGACGAGGAGCAGAAGCTGCGTAACGAGAGCCGCAAGATCCTCGACATCCCCGGGCTGAAGGTCTCCGGTACCTGCGTCCGGGTGCCCGTCTTCACCGGCCACTCACTCCAGATCAATGCCCGGTTCGCCCGGCCGCTCACCCCGCAGCGTGCCCGGGAACTGCTGGCCGGCGCGCCCGGCGTCGCGCTCTCCGACGTCCCCACGCCGCTGCAGGCGGCCGGCCAGGACCCGACCTACGTGGGGCGGATCCGGGCCGACGAAACCGTCGAGCACGGCCTCGCCGTCTTCTGCGCGAACGACAACCTGCGCAAGGGCGCCGCGCTCAACGCGGTGCAGCTCGCCGAGTTGGTCGCCGCCGAACGCCGCTGA
- a CDS encoding IS3 family transposase has product MNVYPFIEAEKARPDGNVKRSCELLEVSRSAYYQHRAGPSRRERDDADLAARIAQIHADSAGTYGAPRVRAELAAQGRRHSGKRVARLMRGAGLCGRTPKRWRTTTVPDPGAALSADLIRRDFDVAAGRVDTRWCGDITYIHTWEGWLYLATVIDIASRRVVGWATADHLRTDLPAQALSNAIAVRRPTGPVIFHSDRGCQYTSAQYARLADRNGVRLSVGGRGQCWDNAVAESFFATIKTELLDRRAWPTRAAARAAIFEWIEGWYNTRRRHSTLDYMSPAEYEATAYSRRPTSKVA; this is encoded by the coding sequence GTGAACGTGTACCCGTTCATCGAGGCGGAGAAGGCGCGGCCCGACGGGAACGTGAAGCGTTCCTGTGAGCTGCTGGAGGTCTCCCGGTCCGCCTACTACCAGCACCGTGCCGGGCCGTCGCGGCGGGAACGCGACGACGCAGACCTCGCCGCCCGCATCGCGCAGATCCACGCCGACTCGGCCGGCACCTACGGCGCACCCCGGGTCCGCGCCGAACTCGCCGCCCAGGGGCGGCGGCACTCCGGCAAGCGGGTCGCCCGGCTGATGCGGGGCGCCGGGTTGTGCGGCCGCACGCCGAAGCGGTGGCGCACCACGACCGTGCCCGACCCGGGGGCGGCGTTGTCGGCGGACCTGATCCGCCGGGACTTCGACGTCGCCGCCGGCCGGGTCGACACCCGCTGGTGCGGCGACATCACCTACATCCACACGTGGGAGGGCTGGCTGTACCTCGCCACCGTCATCGACATCGCCTCACGCCGGGTTGTGGGCTGGGCGACCGCCGACCACCTACGGACCGATCTGCCCGCTCAGGCGTTGTCCAACGCGATCGCCGTCCGACGCCCGACCGGGCCGGTGATCTTCCACAGCGACCGGGGTTGCCAGTACACGAGTGCGCAGTACGCCCGGCTGGCCGACCGCAACGGGGTGCGGTTGTCGGTTGGTGGGCGGGGTCAGTGCTGGGACAACGCCGTCGCGGAGTCGTTCTTCGCCACGATCAAGACCGAACTGCTCGACCGGAGGGCGTGGCCGACCCGGGCCGCCGCCCGTGCGGCGATCTTCGAGTGGATCGAGGGGTGGTACAACACCCGCCGCCGCCATTCCACCCTGGACTACATGAGCCCGGCCGAGTATGAGGCGACGGCCTATTCCCGCAGGCCAACGAGCAAGGTAGCGTGA
- a CDS encoding isochorismatase family protein — MSKTALVVIDVQESFRQHPLWAYASQPDIVGQVDRLVTAARQRGDLVVWVLHAEPGSGGVFDPASGHVRLVGGLAPDPGEPTLVKTSHNAFTTTNLQQLLTRAGIREIVVCGIRTEQCVETTTRVGCDLGYEMTFVTDATVTFPTPHRDLPATATPAEILADSRTLSASEMTARTEYALAGRFATVRTVAEVTGTAPAQAGDTPESGTGTVSVRAGGALDGTDPAGARPAPAGVRS, encoded by the coding sequence ATGAGCAAAACCGCACTCGTTGTCATCGACGTCCAAGAGTCCTTCCGGCAGCACCCCCTCTGGGCGTACGCCTCGCAGCCGGACATCGTCGGCCAGGTCGACCGGCTGGTCACCGCGGCCCGGCAGCGCGGCGACCTGGTGGTCTGGGTCCTGCACGCCGAGCCCGGCAGCGGCGGCGTCTTCGACCCGGCCAGCGGTCACGTGCGACTGGTCGGCGGCCTCGCCCCCGACCCCGGCGAGCCGACGCTGGTCAAGACCTCCCACAACGCCTTCACCACCACCAACCTTCAGCAGTTGCTGACCCGGGCCGGCATCCGCGAGATCGTGGTCTGTGGGATCCGCACCGAGCAGTGCGTGGAGACCACCACTCGGGTCGGCTGCGACCTGGGGTACGAGATGACCTTCGTGACCGACGCGACGGTCACCTTCCCGACCCCGCACCGGGACCTGCCGGCGACCGCCACACCCGCGGAGATCCTCGCCGACTCACGGACCCTGTCGGCCAGCGAGATGACCGCCCGCACGGAGTACGCGCTCGCCGGCCGCTTCGCCACCGTCCGCACCGTCGCCGAGGTCACCGGCACCGCCCCGGCGCAGGCGGGTGACACCCCGGAATCAGGCACCGGCACCGTTTCGGTGCGGGCCGGCGGCGCGCTGGACGGGACCGACCCGGCCGGCGCGCGACCCGCCCCGGCGGGTGTGCGAAGCTGA
- a CDS encoding ATP-binding protein, whose translation MLGTPGGGALALIFTTTPALLRLTYGVVGAVVAVSVRTPPVAPAVLLPAVAVLTAWAIWYAWYALRKGVSGALVAGDVALTVAACLAIPVLVAPEVLPGEVSWTAVLASTTVINAQVTAPARWSIPAGMLVAAAYATGAHTAGNAREAAAHAATLLVQTGCAAVLAAVMRRRLSRADRDFADHQRLAAENLVARTTREAERQQNRDLHDTVLATLTMVGLGAGTGSALRERCAADLRTLSALADARSAPDGPVALEARLRAVLARLPELAVTTELAPCSVPAPVAEAMAESAHAALSNVARHAAGAAATLRLAPTAGTIVIELVDDGPGFDPAAVPAHRHGLRESVRGRMASVGGRVEVRSRPGAGTRIRLEWSDVH comes from the coding sequence ATGCTGGGCACGCCGGGTGGTGGCGCCCTGGCCCTCATCTTCACCACCACCCCGGCATTACTCCGGCTCACCTACGGGGTGGTGGGCGCGGTGGTGGCGGTGTCGGTCCGGACACCACCGGTGGCGCCCGCGGTGCTGCTGCCCGCCGTCGCGGTACTGACGGCGTGGGCGATCTGGTACGCCTGGTACGCCCTGCGGAAGGGCGTCAGCGGTGCGCTCGTGGCAGGCGACGTTGCGCTGACCGTGGCGGCCTGCCTGGCGATCCCGGTGCTGGTCGCGCCGGAGGTGCTGCCGGGCGAGGTGAGCTGGACCGCCGTGCTGGCCAGCACCACGGTGATCAACGCGCAGGTCACCGCGCCGGCCCGCTGGTCGATTCCGGCCGGCATGCTGGTCGCCGCCGCCTACGCGACCGGCGCGCACACCGCCGGCAACGCGCGGGAGGCGGCGGCGCACGCCGCGACACTGCTTGTGCAGACCGGCTGTGCGGCGGTGTTGGCGGCGGTGATGCGTCGCCGGCTGTCGCGCGCCGACCGGGACTTCGCCGACCATCAACGACTCGCCGCAGAGAACCTGGTCGCACGCACCACCCGGGAGGCCGAGCGGCAGCAGAACCGGGACCTGCACGACACCGTCCTGGCGACGCTCACGATGGTCGGTCTGGGCGCCGGGACGGGTTCCGCGCTGCGCGAACGGTGTGCCGCCGACCTGCGTACCCTCTCCGCGCTGGCGGACGCGCGGTCGGCGCCGGACGGCCCGGTCGCGCTGGAGGCCCGGCTGCGGGCGGTGCTCGCGCGGCTGCCGGAGCTGGCCGTCACCACGGAACTCGCGCCGTGCTCGGTGCCGGCGCCGGTGGCCGAGGCGATGGCGGAGAGCGCCCATGCGGCGCTGTCCAACGTGGCTCGCCACGCCGCCGGCGCGGCTGCCACGCTGCGCCTGGCACCGACCGCCGGCACCATCGTGATCGAACTGGTCGACGACGGTCCCGGCTTCGACCCGGCCGCCGTCCCGGCACACCGGCACGGGCTGCGCGAGTCGGTGCGGGGCCGAATGGCGAGTGTGGGCGGACGGGTGGAGGTCCGTTCCCGTCCCGGTGCCGGCACCCGCATCCGGTTGGAGTGGTCGGATGTCCACTGA
- a CDS encoding SCP2 sterol-binding domain-containing protein, whose translation MADATMRFFEDLDRRGHEPLLAKTSGTLRFDLHEGAQTRHWMLRIDRGRLRVTQEDLDADTVVGTSPTLFEDLAAGREHGIAAILRGDMTVAGDPRLIVQVERLFPGDPNSRGPRRVFQPEVR comes from the coding sequence ATGGCGGACGCGACCATGCGGTTCTTCGAGGACCTCGACCGGCGAGGGCACGAGCCTCTGCTGGCGAAGACCTCCGGGACGCTGCGTTTCGACCTGCACGAGGGCGCGCAGACACGCCACTGGATGCTCAGAATCGACCGGGGGCGACTCCGGGTGACCCAGGAGGACCTGGACGCGGACACGGTGGTTGGGACCAGTCCGACGCTCTTCGAGGACCTCGCCGCCGGCCGGGAACACGGGATCGCGGCCATCCTGCGCGGGGACATGACCGTCGCCGGTGACCCGCGGCTGATCGTCCAGGTCGAGCGGCTTTTCCCCGGTGACCCCAACTCCCGTGGTCCGCGCCGGGTATTCCAGCCGGAGGTGCGCTGA
- a CDS encoding lysophospholipid acyltransferase family protein — MPELVYPPVIAAARTMFRVLDLKITIEGAHHVPRTGGAVLASNHVSYLDFIFCGLGARGSKRLVRFMAKKSVFTHKISGPLMRGMRHIPVDRRAGAGSYAAAVRALKRGEVVGVFPEATISRSFTIKEFKSGATRMACAAGVPVLPVAVWGTQRLWTKGRPRTLTRRHTPITILVGEPMDPAAYPDANAMAADLRVRLNALVERAQREYPERPAGPDDAWWLPAHLGGTAPTPTEAAALDRA; from the coding sequence ATGCCGGAACTCGTGTATCCACCCGTGATCGCCGCCGCGAGGACGATGTTCCGGGTCCTCGACTTGAAGATCACTATCGAGGGTGCCCACCACGTTCCGCGTACCGGCGGGGCCGTGCTGGCCAGCAACCACGTCAGTTACCTGGACTTCATCTTCTGTGGGCTGGGCGCGCGCGGGTCGAAGCGCCTCGTCCGGTTCATGGCGAAGAAGTCGGTCTTCACGCACAAGATCTCCGGACCGCTGATGCGCGGGATGCGGCACATCCCGGTGGACCGGCGCGCCGGCGCCGGTTCGTACGCGGCGGCGGTGCGTGCCCTGAAACGCGGCGAGGTGGTCGGGGTGTTCCCGGAGGCCACCATCAGCCGGTCGTTCACCATCAAGGAGTTCAAGAGCGGAGCGACCCGGATGGCCTGCGCCGCCGGTGTGCCGGTGCTGCCGGTGGCCGTCTGGGGCACCCAGCGGCTGTGGACCAAGGGCCGCCCCCGCACGCTGACCCGGCGGCACACGCCGATCACCATCCTGGTGGGCGAACCGATGGACCCGGCCGCCTACCCGGACGCCAACGCGATGGCCGCCGACCTGAGAGTCCGGCTGAACGCACTGGTCGAGCGGGCCCAGCGCGAGTACCCGGAGCGCCCCGCCGGACCGGACGACGCCTGGTGGCTTCCCGCCCACCTCGGCGGCACCGCCCCCACCCCCACCGAAGCCGCCGCCCTGGACCGCGCCTGA
- a CDS encoding response regulator transcription factor, translating into MDADPVAAVNPQRPVGVAIVDDHPVVIDGVRAWLATEPRLAVVATGDDPDEVLRKAPHADVVLLDLRLHGRMALDRLVGLGATGRRVVVYSEHTDPATMLAALDAGAAAFLAKHEGREHCVATVLAAASDRPYVPPALAGAMLGDPRPDRPALSDKEREALLLWFQSMSKASVARRMRISEHTVKQYVDRARIKYTRAGRPAATKAALLARAIEDGLVRPEEIGTYRSEASSNRPTP; encoded by the coding sequence ATGGACGCAGACCCGGTGGCGGCGGTGAACCCGCAGCGGCCGGTCGGGGTGGCCATCGTCGACGACCACCCGGTGGTCATCGACGGGGTACGGGCCTGGCTCGCCACCGAGCCGCGGTTGGCGGTGGTCGCCACCGGGGACGACCCGGACGAGGTGCTACGCAAGGCGCCGCACGCCGACGTCGTCCTGCTGGACCTGCGGCTGCACGGCCGGATGGCGCTGGACAGGCTCGTCGGTTTGGGCGCGACGGGCCGGCGGGTGGTGGTCTACTCCGAGCACACCGACCCGGCGACGATGCTCGCCGCGCTCGACGCCGGGGCGGCGGCGTTCCTCGCCAAGCACGAGGGCCGAGAGCACTGTGTGGCGACCGTGCTGGCCGCCGCGAGTGACCGGCCGTACGTGCCACCGGCGTTGGCCGGGGCGATGCTCGGCGATCCCCGGCCGGACCGGCCGGCGCTGTCCGACAAGGAGCGGGAGGCGCTGCTGCTGTGGTTCCAGTCGATGTCGAAGGCGTCGGTGGCCCGGCGGATGCGGATCAGCGAACACACGGTCAAGCAGTACGTCGACCGGGCGCGGATCAAGTACACCCGGGCGGGGCGGCCGGCCGCCACGAAGGCGGCCCTGCTCGCCCGCGCGATTGAGGACGGCCTCGTCCGGCCAGAGGAGATCGGCACCTACCGGTCGGAGGCGTCGTCCAACCGGCCGACCCCCTAA